The proteins below come from a single Cottoperca gobio chromosome 11, fCotGob3.1, whole genome shotgun sequence genomic window:
- the LOC115015592 gene encoding glyceraldehyde-3-phosphate dehydrogenase-like, with amino-acid sequence MVKIGINGFGRIGRLVTRAAASGGKVEVVAINDPFIDLDYMVYMFKYDSTHGVWKHGEVKAEGGKLVIGNMSIMVFHERDPANIKWSDAGADYVVESTGVFTTIEKASAHLKGGAKRVVISAPSADAPMFVMGVNHEKYDNSMTVVSNASCTTNCLAPLAKVINDNFGIVEGLMSTIHAITATQKTVDGPSGKLWRDGRGASQNIIPASTGAAKAVSKVVPELNGKLTGMAFRVPTPNVSVVDLTVRLEKPAKYDDIKKVIKAAAEGPMKGILGYTEDQVVSTDFNSDPRSSIFDASAGIALNDHFVKLVSWYDNEFGYSNRVCDLVLHMFSKE; translated from the exons ATTTGGACGTATTGGTCGTCTGGTGACCCGCGCCGCCGCCTCAGGAGGCAAGGTCGAGGTGGTGGCCATCAACGACCCCTTCATCGATCTGGACTACATG GTTTACATGTTCAAGTACGACTCCACTCACGGTGTGTGGAAGCACGGAGAGGTGAAGGCCGAGGGCGGCAAGCTGGTCATCGGCAACATGAGCATCATGGTCTTCCACGA GAGGGACCCCGCCAACATCAAGTGGAGCGACGCGGGAGCTGACTATGTTGTGGAGTCCACCGGCGTGTTTACCACCATCGAAAAAGCCTCT GCTCACCTGAAGGGCGGTGCTAAGAGGGTGGTGATCTCCGCTCCCAGCGCTGACGCTCCAATGTTCGTCATGGGCGTCAACCACGAGAAGTACGACAACTCCATGACGGTGGTCAG CAACGCTTCCTGCACAACAAACTGCCTGGCTCCCCTCGCCAAGGTCATCAACGATAACTTTGGCATCGTTGAGGGTCTCATG AGCACAATCCACGCCATCACCGCCACACAGAAGACCGTTGATGGTCCCTCTGGTAAACTGTGGAGGGACGGACGTGGTGCCTCCCAGAACATCATCCCCGCCTCCACCGGAGCTGCCAAGGCCGTGAGCAAGGTCGTCCCCGAGCTGAACGG AAAACTGACCGGTATGGCTTTCCGTGTCCCCACCCCCAACGTCTCCGTCGTTGATCTGACCGTCCGTCTGGAGAAACCC GCAAAGTACGACGACATCAAGAAGGTGATCAAGGCCGCTGCTGAGGGACCCATGAAGGGAATTCTGGGATACACCGAGGACCAG GTTGTGTCTACAGACTTCAACAGCGATCCTCGCTCCTCCATCTTTGACGCCAGCGCCGGCATTGCACTCAACGACCACTTTGTCAAGCTGGTTTCATG GTACGACAACGAGTTCGGCTACAGCAACCGTGTGTGCGACCTGGTCCTGCACATGTTCTCCAAGGAGTAA